A stretch of Sebastes fasciatus isolate fSebFas1 chromosome 19, fSebFas1.pri, whole genome shotgun sequence DNA encodes these proteins:
- the LOC141756944 gene encoding BCL2/adenovirus E1B 19 kDa protein-interacting protein 3 isoform X2, with amino-acid sequence MSQSGSQTPEDGLYGSWVELEELIAAVSRRESLTGPQDSISSTLQGELERILLEAQLECERSRDSPPQVGTPQSTDSPRPTSEQDSDCITIQEEAERRVDTDWVWDWSSRPENMPPKEFVFQHPKQQTSLSVRKTEVMKRGLFSSDVLLILVPSLLASHLLTIGVGIYIGKRLAASTTSTL; translated from the exons GCTCCTGGGTCGAGCTGGAGGAGCTGATCGCAGCCGTGAGCCGCAGGGAGAGTCTGACAGGGCCGCAGGACAGCATCTCCTCCACCCTGCAGGGGGAGCTCGAGAGGATCCTTCTGGAGGCACAGCTGGAGTGTGAGAGGAGTAGAGACAG TCCTCCACAGGTGGGGACTCCACAGTCAACCGATTCCCCAAGACCCACTAGTGAGCAGGACAGCGACTGTATCACCATACAG GAGGAAGCTGAGCGGCGAGTGGACACTGACTGGGTGTGGGATTGGTCCAGTAGACCTGAAAATATGCCACCAAA AGAGTTTGTGTTTCAGCACCCGAAGCAGCAGACCTCCCTCAGCGTGAGGAAGAcagaggtgatgaagagaggGCTCTTCTCCTCCGATGTTCTCCTCATCCTCGTTCCCTCTCTGCTGGCTTCACACCTGCTCACAATTGGAGTCGg GATCTACATAGGAAAGCGATTGGCCGCTTCTACGACTAGCACGCTGTGA